A single window of Mycosarcoma maydis chromosome 1, whole genome shotgun sequence DNA harbors:
- a CDS encoding putative deoxyhypusine synthase — MSTTGGAAETGANGSVASAQAAVFVQSQPLPADTPQVVGPDFEHQDPNDLLRLLESMSKVGFQASSVSKAIEIVQEMRQWRLSNDAAYLASEDADKPSLSDAQNTQCRIFLGFTSNLVSSGLREVIKFLVKNKMVSALVTTAGGIEEDLIKCLGPTYLGDFALDGATLRKQGLNRIGNLLVPNDNYCKFEDWVMPILDAMRAEQGDNVSHAWSPSRVIERLGKEINDESSILYWAAKNQIPVFCPALTDGSLGDMIYFHSYKNPGLTIDLVKDIRRLNDLSVKAPKAGMIILGGGVCKHQIANAMLFRNGADFSVYINTGQEFDGSDSGARPDEAVSWGKIKSAANGGKSVKVYCDATIIFPMIVAATFAKAYWAERELAN, encoded by the coding sequence ATGTCGACCACAGGAGGTGCAGCAGAAACCGGTGCGAACGGCTCGGTAGCTTCGGCGCAGGCGGCCGTGTTTGTCCAATCGCAACCGCTGCCTGCCGACACACCTCAGGTGGTGGGACCGGATTTCGAGCATCAAGATCCAAATGATCTGCTCAGATTGCTCGAAAGCATGTCCAAAGTGGGATTTCAggcaagcagcgtctcgaaaGCCATCGAGATTGTCCAAGAGATGCGACAATGGCGTCTCTCGAACGATGCTGCCTACCTCGCTTCTGAGGACGCGGACAAGCCGAGCCTGAGCGATGCACAAAACACACAATGTCGCATCTTTCTCGGCTTTACGTCCAATCTGGTTTCGTCGGGACTGAGAGAGGTGATCAAGTTTCTCGTCAAGAACAAGATGGTGTCGGCACTGGTCACAACAGCAGGAGGCATCGAAGAGGATCTGATCAAGTGTCTCGGCCCTACATACCTCGGCGACTTTGCGCTCGATGGCGCCACACTACGTAAGCAGGGCCTTAACCGTATCGGCAACTTGCTGGTTCCCAACGACAACTACTGCAAGTTTGAAGACTGGGTCATGCCGATTCTAGATGCCATgcgagcagagcaaggCGACAATGTCTCCCATGCATGGTCACCCAGCCGCGTCATCGAACGACTGGGCAAGGAAATCAacgacgagagcagcaTCCTCTACTGGGCGGCCAAGAACCAAATTCCCGTCTTCTGCCCTGCTCTCACCGACGGCAGCCTGGGTGATATGATCTACTTTCACTCGTACAAGAACCCGGGCCTTACCATTGATCTCGTCAAGGACATTCGCAGGTTGAACGACCTTTCCGTCAAAGCACCCAAGGCAGGCATGATCATCTTGGGAGGAGGCGTATGTAAGCATCAGATCGCCAATGCCATGCTCTTCCGAAACGGAGCCGACTTTAGTGTTTACATCAATACCGGCCAGGAGTTTGACGGCTCCGACTCGGGCGCTAGGCCCGACGAGGCGGTGAGCTGGGGCAAGATCAAGTCGGCGGCCAACGGTGGTAAGAGTGTCAAGGTGTACTGCGAcgccaccatcatctttcCCATGATTGTTGCAGCGACGTTTGCTAAGGCCTACTGGGCCGAGCGCGAGTTGGCCAACTAG
- a CDS encoding uncharacterized protein (related to ubiquitin-protein ligase e3 component), whose translation MRRGSASRSARSAKIAVCDLLSRLVPLPDQSAPSTYIITPEITSTLHKNLFRHLLESVPSPAVFIPCDPTTSVSQALALLASYGWNLSRAQIEETRQVALARKKGKQAQRAQSPWSTSSAYDDVEDPDLLGPEYSESRRGMPCGHLFQKGEAVYRCRECSLDDTCVQCAPCFQASIHAKHNHDVVFSVSSSNGGCCDCGDPEAWKQDVCCRYHSQSFSNSITANADMELESESQPPHHVISSATQPEAPSVTSEEADGLDQIDAALAALPSQLRDPLLDVISELVMLIVTVFDHAPEFEVVSSLHTPDVVSQLPSLQDGLVSQQSSSTPSKRKSSTTGPRDSDEDMSAVEVDNLVGDSIDEDEQDDEINSHRAWGSRAPRASRSSPGSKYMAEGSSWRSAPHSLDTQPDLTSDNVMAASEMLSASEPWRKFGLDGAKAQVTGDSNSTNRQYAVLLWNDEKHSFSQVIDIVTDATGRSEHDAKGVAERVDKHGREIIEVGSDLRRLHQIARVLHSIDLAVTIRPAFDVFAEEVIQIVLNFLMDLSNCNLYLPSSHGATTLSSSIPLSSWLGQPLKPDAAAFKHIVARSFFTPFHPLKPIEAGSMSPEFFDPRDLTHYEGLLLMDCKLWKSARIDIKALLMSLIARREIKKEVALRFAKIYPKLVETFMIKDREQEYSICFLTVQLFSVPSIATMLVDKVGFLSKLLLLLQSIFAGSLVNEKMDLILPPPTRIQSQANVHLIFLRQSRSYHIFYDIRYLLASEGVQKLIAKAEREHLDYFLACLSLFQAIHPSKRAVSAHVEFESEMWIPVFHISSHLGKAAKMFGEAFAHAQPEKLVAAIVVTIYAIYWSSCKLAIEDPDSWPQTTFHDASYTIGTSAGTKTMSVISFAVESQPISFHHPLHWLLAELIRQISVVGHDALQTWSGSERLDALLRTRVDEDNLLVAIDSPLRVCVKLAQIRCNMWVRNGFVIRSQAHHYRDNSMRAIMYDQDLLLVQAGFAMIDTDRYLLTLLDRFHLLNWFNQTDSPADKPYDTVQGVFLAEELLFLITTCLSEMSSVCAWPIEAQIRREVIHFLALGQGTFTDVTKNIPEKFTDHAAFERILSQVSTFRAPDGTHDFGIFELKDECYAEIQPFFFHYTRNQREKVEEVLRERQKKRLAHSSGRTVSAIKDEELPPWVPSASLHQLRGTLFGRLPDVLSNDILVSLLFKALDQTRSLFAYAPDMLVDAALQIVMIGLVDAADSFADKAASLLISQLEAADDAGAEAEPKPAAEATLVEMLCRVELLEKFKPFKGKITWCLEKLASHSEKARSIVRPHFSATGRGAISADGSGSAASGAPKKKSAEEARRAAAKARQAAIMQKFSAQQKSLLDQLGADDDDDDDDDEGEVDAATSSVGAEGKAPKRTWGSCILCQENLGSDKAFGSLAHIQPSRMMRMTPKQDAPSLQQALEAPLTMDRGSSTGKRIQGTAPMGRSGLPQNAKARQGPAYGSFPQEDHRLGFFASACGHLMHLHCFETYCRSVEQRHTQQIARNHPEDLHRSEFICPLCKSLGNVILPVADVASTTSAEGMFAPFGSVVPDESSLQDWIRKINIDILKHSSKTNVADYQETDHGSGAFLPFFVDHSQSSLQMRLEMANIDRSTGQMIDRLMNVLKPMSHTTKAAREKLQQHTILAPQGRKMYIPEELVAYTIAMLEAAQRGMTPSPSTDCTVPVEQRTVADALNDSTLELLRSLIHCLRVSTLTFHEGSKGPDIIRRGLLKRLLPHWGGDDAVRSPLLLRDPMSILIEAAVVAPDALTQCTALMYYVCLVQTVFGLAQPSIWPQVYGHMGTLFGPSSAPRPGAGLKPGHISKEDVEEARLIFPDVRWTVANIIGFVGYARGNITLGFDNLDDDTLAKMICSYTLPFLRRAAILRRVLGVSRAGLGGADVEAMQVGEGSPAEYRRLLSELHIPLPSEALPVRAEKQTTMASLVEGWIKHAYVPLASLFRPLPIQPAPLGNSLFGGSQASNSAAHDRPSSAAAAIAGVGSASGSASLASGTLGRSSAGLHSLASSYLQAAESHPTLLLEHPHIYELAKLPADLATLLQDTRRRPCKKCGNVPPEPALCLMCGDVVCLQSFCCQSEDDGERGECNQHMDSCGGSVGAYFKIKSNLVLLLYQGNGTFHFLSPYLDSHGEIDVGLRKGRPQKLHQQRYDELRKQIWGHGVANIVARKIEAAMDQGGWQTF comes from the coding sequence ATGCGCCGAGGTTCTGCTTCGCGCAGCGCGAGGtcggccaagatcgccgTTTGCGATCTCCTTTCCCGCTTGGTGCCTTTGCCCGATCAATCCGCTCCTTCCACCTACATCATCACCCCAGAGATCACATCAACGCTTCACAAAAACCTCTTTCGTCATCTCCTCGAAAGCGTTCCCAGCCCCGCCGTTTTCATACCATGCGACCCCACCACCAGCGTCTCTCAggcgcttgcgcttctcgcaTCCTATGGCTGGAACTTGTCACGCGCTCAGATTGAAGAGACTCGCCAAGTTGCGCTAGCGCGCAAAAAGGGAAAACAGgcgcagcgagcgcaaTCGCCCTGGTccacctcgagcgcctACGATGATGTCGAAGATCCCGATCTCCTTGGTCCCGAATACTCGGAATCCCGCAGAGGCATGCCGTGCGGTCACCTTTTCCAAAAGGGCGAGGCCGTTTACCGATGCCGAGAATGCAGCCTCGATGACACTTGTGTTCAATGTGCTCCCTGCTTTCAAGCTTCCATCCACGCCAAGCATAACCACGACGTTGTCTTCAGTGTCTCATCCTCGAACGGAGGCTGCTGTGACTGCGGAGACCCCGAGGCTTGGAAGCAGGACGTCTGCTGTCGCTACCACTCACAATCCTTCTCCAACTCCATCACTGCCAACGCCGACATGGAGCTCGAAAGTGAATCCCAACCGCCTCACCACGTCATTTCCAGTGCCACTCAGCCTGAAGCACCCTCAGTCACATCCGAAGAGGCCGATGGTCTCGATCAGATTGACGCGGCTCTAGCCGCACTCCCCTCGCAGCTCCGTGACCCTCTGCTGGACGTAATCTCCGAGCTGGTCATGCTCATCGTCACTGTCTTTGACCATGCTCCCGAGTTTGAGGTTGTCTCTTCCCTGCATACTCCAGACGTGGTATCCCAGCTGCCCAGCCTCCAGGACGgtctcgtctcgcagcAATCCAGTAGCACCCCATCCAAGCGCAAAAGCAGCACCACGGGACCGCGCGATAGCGATGAGGACATGAGTGCAGTCGAGGTAGACAATCTGGTAGGCGAtagcatcgacgaggacgaacaagacgacgagatcaacTCGCACCGCGCCTGGGGTTCACGCGCGCCTAGAGCTAGCCGCTCGAGCCCAGGCAGCAAATACATGGCCGAAGGCAGTAGCTGGCGGTCGGCCCCCCACTCCCTCGACACACAACCAGACCTCACTTCCGACAATGTCATGGCAGCTAGCGAGATGCTCTCCGCCTCTGAGCCATGGAGAAAATTCGGCTTGGATGGCGCAAAGGCGCAAGTCACCGGCGACTCTAACAGCACCAATCGCCAATATGCGGTGCTACTGTGGAACGACGAAAAGCACAGTTTCAGCCAGGTGATCGACATTGTCACCGATGCAACAGGCCGCTCTGAGCATGACGCAAAAGGTGTCGCGGAGCGCGTTGACAAGCACGGCCGGGAAATCATCGAGGTTGGTTCGGACCTGCGCCGTCTTCATCAGATCGCGCGTGTCTTGCATTccatcgatctcgctgTCACTATTCGACCCGCTTTCGACGTCTTTGCCGAGGAAGTCATTCAAATCGTGCTCAACTTCCTGATGGATTTGTCCAACTGCAATCTCTATCTTCCCTCATCGCACGGTGCTACCAcattgtcgtcgtcgattcCGCTCAGTTCTTGGCTAGGTCAACCTCTCAAGCccgacgctgctgcgttCAAGCACATTGTCGCCCGCAGTTTTTTCACCCCCTTTCATCCTCTCAAGCCGATCGAGGCAGGCTCAATGAGCCCGGAATTCTTCGACCCTCGCGACCTTACTCACTACGAGGGCCTCCTACTGATGGATTGCAAGCTGTGGAAGTCGGCTCGCATCGACATCAAGGCGCTCCTCATGTCCCTCATCGCCCGCCGAGagatcaagaaggaggTAGCGCTGCGCTTTGCCAAGATCTATCCCAAACTCGTCGAGACCTTCATGATCAAGGATCGCGAGCAAGAATATTCCATTTGCTTCTTAACCGTCCAGCTCTTCAGCGTGCCCTCGATCGCAACCATGCTGGTCGACAAGGTGGGCTTCTTGTCCAAGCTCCTCCTGCTTCTTCAGTCCATCTTTGCcggctcgctcgtcaacgaAAAGATGGACCTCATCCTCCCACCACCGACGCGTATTCAAAGCCAGGCCAACGTTCACCTCATCTTTTTGCGTCAATCGCGCAGCTACCACATCTTTTACGACATCCGCTACCTGCTTGCGTCCGAAGGCGTACAGAAGCTCATCGCAAAGGCAGAGCGTGAGCATCTCGACTATTTCCTCGCCTGCCTGTCTCTTTTCCAGGCGATCCATCCGTCCAAGCGAGCTGTTTCAGCTCACGTCGAATTCGAGAGCGAAATGTGGATCCCCGTCTTTCACATCAGCTCGCATCTCGGTAAGGCCGCCAAGATGTTTGGCGAGGCGTTTGCCCATGCCCAGCCCGAAAAGCTTGTCGCGGCCATCGTGGTCACCATCTACGCCATTTATTGGAGCTCTTGCAAGCTGGCAATCGAAGACCCGGATTCGTGGCCTCAGACCACCTTTCACGATGCCAGCTACACCATTGGCACTAGTGCTGGAACAAAAACCATGTCCGTCATTTCATTTGCGGTCGAGTCGCAACCTATCAGCTTTCACCACCCGCTGCATTGGCTTCTCGCCGAGCTGATCAGGCAAATCTCCGTCGTTGGGCATGACGCATTGCAGACATGGTCCGGCTCCGAACGTCTCGACGCGTTGCTGCGCACCAGAGTGGACGAAGACAACTTGCTGGTCGCCATCGACTCTCCGCTGCGCGTCTGTGTCAAGCTTGCGCAGATCCGCTGCAACATGTGGGTACGCAACGGTTTCGTCATCCGCTCTCAAGCGCATCACTATCGCGACAATTCCATGCGTGCCATCATGTACGACCAGGATCTGCTGCTTGTCCAGGCTGGCTTTGCTATGATTGACACGGACCGCTACCTGCTTACCCTGCTCGATCGCTTTCATCTTCTCAACTGGTTCAACCAGACGGATTCGCCGGCAGACAAGCCCTACGATACAGTGCAAGGCGTCTTCCTGGCAGAAGAGCTCCTTTTCCTTATCACGACGTGCTTGTCCGAGATGTCGTCGGTATGCGCCTGGCCTATCGAAGCACAGATTCGACGCGAGGTCATCCATTTCCTCGCGCTGGGCCAAGGAACATTCACCGACGTAACCAAGAACATCCCCGAAAAGTTCACCGACCATGCGGCTTTTGAGCGAATCTTGTCGCAGGTGTCGACCTTCCGCGCCCCCGATGGTACGCACGATTTCGGTAtcttcgagctcaaggacgagTGCTACGCCGAAATTCAACCTTTCTTCTTCCACTACACGCGTAATCAGCGCGAGAaggtggaggaggtgcTTCGAGAACGTCAAAAGAAACGGCTGGCTCACAGCAGCGGACGCACGGTTTCTGCCatcaaggacgaagagctTCCGCCTTGGGTCCCAAGTGCATCACTGCACCAGCTTCGCGGCACACTATTTGGCCGCTTGCCTGATGTTCTCTCGAACGATATACTCGTCTCGCTGCTTTTCAAGGCATTGGATCAGACTCGCTCCTTATTCGCATATGCCCCGGacatgctcgtcgacgcGGCGCTGCAGATTGTTATGATCGGCTTGGTCGATGCCGCCGACAGCTTTGCAGACAAAGCAGCGAGCCTGCTCATCTCACAACTGGAAGCTGCGGACGATGCAGGCGCAGAAGccgagccaaagccagctGCCGAGGCAACCCTTGTTGAGATGCTGTGCCGTGTCGAGCTTCTGGAAAAGTTCAAGCCATTCAAGGGCAAGATCACGTGGTGTCTCGAAAAGCTAGCGTCGCATTCGGAAAAGGCGCGCAGCATCGTGCGGCCCCACTTTTCCGCCACAGGGCGCGGTGCAATCTCGGCCGATGGATCAGGCTCGGCAGCAAGTGGTGCCCCGAAGAAGAAAAGCGCCGaggaagctcgacgagccgCCGCAAAGGCACGTCAGGCCGCTATAATGCAGAAATTTTCGGCGCAGCAAAAGAGTTTACTTGATCAGCTCGgtgccgatgatgacgacgacgatgacgatgacgaaggCGAGGTGGACGCGGCTACTTCGTCTGTCGGTGCGGAAGGCAAAGCGCCGAAGAGGACATGGGGCAGCTGCATCCTGTGCCAAGAGAATCTGGGCTCGGACAAGGCGTTTGGCAGTCTCGCCCATATTCAGCCCAGCAGGATGATGCGCATGACTCCCAAGCAAGATGCACCCAGCTTGCAGCAGGCGCTAGAAGCGCCGCTCACCATGGACCGCGGCAGCAGTACTGGCAAGCGAATCCAAGGCACAGCGCCTATGGGTCGATCGGGTCTACCGCAGAACGCAAAGGCAAGGCAGGGACCCGCGTACGGCAGCTTTCCGCAGGAGGACCACCGCCTTGGATTTTTTGCTTCGGCTTGTGGTCATCTCATGCATCTGCACTGCTTTGAGACCTACTGTCGAAGCGTTGAGCAACGCCATACGCAACAGATCGCTCGTAACCACCCAGAGGACTTGCACCGTTCCGAATTCATCTGCCCGCTCTGCAAGAGTCTCGGCAATGTGATCTTGCCGGTGGCCGACGTCGCTTCTACAACTTCTGCAGAAGGCATGTTTGCGCCGTTTGGCTCAGTTGTGCCGGACGAATCATCATTGCAAGACTGGATCCGCAAGatcaacatcgacatccTGAAGCACTCGTCCAAGACCAATGTTGCCGACTACCAGGAGACGGATCATGGTAGCGGCGCGTTCCTGCCTTTCTTTGTTGATCACTCGCAAAGCTCGTTGCAGATGCGgctcgagatggccaaCATCGACCGCTCCACCGGCCAGATGATTGATCGACTTATGAATGTGCTCAAGCCTATGTCCCACACCACCAAAGCGGCCAGGGAGAAACTGCAGCAACACACGATTCTGGCACCGCAGGGTCGCAAAATGTACATTCCAGAGGAGCTCGTCGCGTACACGATagcgatgctcgaagcggctCAACGTGGAATGACGCCTTCGCCCTCCACGGACTGCACCGTTCCGGTGGAGCAGAGGACCGTCGCTGACGCGCTCAACGATTCTACTCTTGAACTGTTGAGATCGTTGATTCACTGCCTGCGCgtgtcgacgttgacgttCCACGAGGGGTCAAAGGGCCCCGACATTATCCGGCGTGGACTTCTCAAGCGATTGCTGCCACACTGGGGTGGCGACGACGCGGTCCGGTCGCCGCTCCTGCTCCGCGATCCTATGTCGATCCTCATCGAAGCTGCAGTGGTGGCACCAGATGCATTGACGCAGTGTACGGCTCTCATGTACTACGTTTGTCTGGTGCAGACTGTGTTTGGTCTGGCGCAACCGTCGATTTGGCCGCAGGTGTATGGTCACATGGGGACCCTCTTTGGACCATCTTCTGCACCTCGACCCGGTGCTGGTCTCAAGCCGGGGCACATCAGCAAGGAAGACGTCGAGGAGGCGAGGCTCATATTCCCGGACGTTCGCTGGACTGTCGCCAACATTATCGGCTTTGTCGGTTACGCCAGGGGCAACATCACGCTGGGTTTTGACAACTTGGACGACGATACATTGGCTAAGATGATCTGCAGCTATACATTGCCCTTCCTGCGTCGCGCTGCGATTCTGCGACGCGTGCTGGGCGTATCGAGGGCAGGCCTTGGAGGTGCTGACGTCGAGGCGATGCAGGTGGGAGAAGGGTCGCCTGCCGAGTATCGCCGGCTTCTATCGGAGCTGCACATCCCGTTGCCTTCCGAAGCTTTGCCGGTGCGCGCAGAGAagcagacgacgatggcaagcTTGGTGGAAGGGTGGATCAAGCATGCTTATGTGCCGCTGGCCTCGCTGTTCCGGCCGTTGCCGATCCAACCTGCGCCGCTGGGCAATTCGCTGTTCGGTGGTAGTCAGGCATCCAATTCGGCTGCGCACGATCGACCGTCgagtgcagcagctgcaatCGCAGGTGTTGGCAGCGCCTCGGGGAGTGCATCCTTGGCTAGTGGAACGCTGGGCCGTTCTTCGGCAGGACTGCATTCGCTTGCCTCTTCGTATCTGCAAGCGGCCGAATCGCACCcgacgttgctgctggagcATCCTCACATCTACGAACTGGCGAAACTTCCGGCGGATCtggcgacgctgctgcaagaTACGCGTCGTCGGCCATGCAAGAAGTGCGGCAACGTTCCACCGGAGCCAGCGCTGTGCTTGATGTGCGGCGACGTAGTCTGTCTGCAGTCGTTTTGCTGTCagagcgaagacgatggcgagcgcGGCGAGTGCAACCAACACATGGACAGCTGTGGCGGAAGTGTGGGTGCGTACTTTAAGATCAAGAGCAACCTGGTCTTGTTGCTGTACCAGGGGAATGGGACGTTCCACTTCTTGTCGCCGTATCTGGACAGTCATGGAGAGATTGATGTGGGGCTGAGGAAGGGTAGGCCGCAGAAGCTGCATCAGCAGAGGTACGACGAGTTGCGCAAGCAGATATGGGGCCATGGCGTGGCGAATATTGTTGCGAGAAAGATTGAGGCTGCCATGGACCAGGGTGGCTGGCAGACGTTCTAG
- a CDS encoding uncharacterized protein (related to ICE2 - integral ER membrane protein with type-III transmembrane domains), whose amino-acid sequence MSFVRALAINFGRVATFIQVLFYLPLALDIAGQDAFLALSASLASYYLFLSTVRLLTRATRLAWIGQTLAVFQFIVIPACLLVCFNVYSPPSATIFPPRRPDSQDKTPSEAISSLFSRSHATASLDSLDSQLLQSLTGFNSLDRIVSASVAFFFWLARRVPGCWHTLLRISSPLFSLLEGVASLLVIQSLASTSRWIIASSLANPSPRYQHTSSTATPSARGAAWMSNTFIMRSLASIGFGASEVWQIFFLLVSATIYVTAAFALYVSFDGATKERPGTAAAIATSVTSTLWLTAIAFAIRKGNVIETSLMFAYVVFNIYQLGPSLSFTPDPISLIRSFKVNTHGQAFVDKLPRSLQAPLTSKILRAASGLLQVIAHWLGHSVDFLHAAGAALPKSVIVSLIYRLMVLYAASRILPMLKGSVAPPHTEDGMHSTARWGRARANSYGDESDGTTTTSSESSASSFVGTEVEELEEEVWDEDEGRWILQRRRLRRRRRRKTPLDGDLEEDSSSTGGSSGDKYSEDDSGIAYIEETSLADELKEPMSLADTLKSPPPRKSLRGGSRGKRGQQRRENSSRKKAGHGHASDQKHASKADGDATADSVPWITAESSTSTTARKRPNLSRQPSESRRHKRPRPPSSPPSIATTSTCSSPFHPPAQAETFTSIISILVSYSRLILIAVYSHLLLLDQANQIYWRFLTVGLTLVLWGLEITISKEDDVGVGGVGDLGAAAAKA is encoded by the coding sequence ATGTCGTTCGTACGCGCACTGGCCATCAACTTTGGCAGGGTTGCCACCTTCATTCAGGTCCTCTTCTACCTTCCGCTCGCTCTCGACATTGCTGGTCAGGATGCGTTTCTGGCACTCTCTGCATCTCTAGCCTCGTACTATCTCTTCCTATCCACCGTACGTCTATTGACGCGAGCAACGAGGCTTGCCTGGATCGGTCAGACGCTCGCCGTCTTCCAGTTCATCGTCATTCCTGCCTGCCTTTTGGTATGCTTCAATGTCTACTCTCCGCCTTCGGCAACCATCTTCCCACCACGTCGACCCGACAGCCAGGACAAGACGCCGAGCGAAGCCATCAGCAGTTTGTTCTCGCGCAGTCACGCcacagcatcgctcgaTTCGCTTGATTCGCAACTCTTGCAGTCGCTCACCGGATTCAATTCACTCGATCGAATCGTCTCTGCTTCAGTCGCATTTTTCTTTTGGCTGGCTCGACGCGTACCGGGCTGCTGGCACACGCTGCTCCGCATTTCAAGCCCCCTGTTCAGCCTGCTCGAAGGTGTTGCGTCTCTTCTCGTCATCCAGTCACTGGCTTCCACATCACGATGGATCATCGCGTCTTCACTGGCCAATCCTTCGCCTCGATACCAGCACACGTCCTCGACTGCAACCCCTTCAGCAAGAGGCGCCGCATGGATGTCCAACACCTTTATCATGCGATCGCTCGCATCCATCGGATTTGGCGCGAGTGAAGTCTGGCAGATCTTCTTCCTGCTAGTATCCGCGACCATCTATGTCACCGCCGCCTTTGCGCTCTACGTCTCCTTTGACGGTGCCACCAAGGAGCGCCCCGGCACCGCAGCCGCTATCGCCACTTCGGTCACATCTACTCTTTGGCTCACCGCGATCGCCTTTGCCATCCGTAAGGGCAACGTCATCGAAACCTCACTCATGTTTGCCTACGTCGTCTTCAACATTTATCAACTCGGCCCAAGTCTTTCCTTCACCCCAGACCccatctcgctcatccgGAGCTTCAAAGTGAATACTCACGGACAGGCGTTTGTCGACAAGCTACCACGCTCATTACAAGCACCCTTGACCAGCAAGATCCTTCGTGCGGCAAGTGGCCTGCTCCAAGTGATTGCGCATTGGCTAGGTCATTCGGTAGACTTTCTCCATGCTGCAGGCGCGGCGTTACCAAAGTCAGTCATCGTCAGCTTGATCTACCGCTTAATGGTCTTGTATGCTGCCAGTCGGATCTTGCCCATGTTGAAGGGGAGTGTTGCGCCTCCGCACACCGAGGATGGCATgcacagcacagctcgTTGGGGTCGTGCACGCGCCAACAGCTACGGTGATGAATCCGATGGTactaccaccaccagcagtGAATCCTCAGCGTCGTCTTTCGTAGGCACCGAAGTCGAGGAATTGGAAGAAGAAGTGTGGGACGAAGATGAAGGACGCTGGATTTTGCAAAGGCGACGATTGAGGAGACGCAGGAGAAGAAAGACCCCGTTGGATGGCGACCTGGAAGAGGACAGTAGCAGCACTGGCGGTAGCAGTGGCGACAAGTATTCCGAGGATGATAGTGGGATAGCGTACATAGAGGAAACGTCGTTGGCGGATGAATTAAAGGAGCCGATGAGTTTGGCGGATACCTTGAAGAGTCCACCGCCGAGGAAAAGCTTGCGTGGAGGGTCGAGAGGAAAGCGTGGACAACAAAGGCGCGAGAATTCGAGCAGGAAGAAAGCAGGACATGGACATGCCAGTGACCAAAAACATGCCTCAAAAGCCGACGGTGACGCCACTGCTGATTCCGTACCTTGGATAACAGCTGAGAGCTCAACGTCGACCACGGCTCGTAAAAGACCTAATCTCTCACGGCAACCCTCGGAATCACGACGACACAAAAGACCGAGACCTCCGTCGAGTCCACCCTCGATCGCCACAACGTCCACTTGCTCGTCACCATTCCATCCACCTGCACAAGCTGAGACGTTCACGAGTatcatctcgatcctggTCTCCTACTCGCGCCTAATCCTGATCGCTGTCTACAGCCACCTGCTGCTACTCGATCAAGCCAACCAGATTTACTGGCGCTTTCTAACCGTAGGTCTCACACTCGTACTCTGGGGCCTAGAAATCACCATTTCAAAAGAGGACGACGTTGGTGTGGGTGGAGTAGGCGACTTGGGAGCTGCCGCTGCAAAGGCTTAG